The Ascochyta rabiei chromosome 15, complete sequence genome window below encodes:
- a CDS encoding ndufa8, NADH-ubiquinone oxidoreductase complex I 19kd subunit, which yields MSSRQPRFNQQALIDTTPLPDDIPKVKELGASSAPLLSASFFIGARCKAFNDDYMMCKTESNGRGELECMKEGRKVTRCAASVISDINKECLDQFRSHWQCLENHNQQLWNCRSEERRLNKCVFDKLSLEKTIPDAPKGETPVHLRTRNIFATH from the exons ATGTCGTCGCGTCAGCCCCG CTTCAACCAGCAAGCCCTCATCGACACCACCCCTCTGCCCGACGACATCCCCAAGGTCAAGGAGCTTGGAGCCAGTTCTGCGCCCCTCCTCAGCGCCTCCTTCTTCATTGGCGCGCGATGCAAGGCCTTCAACGATGATTACATGATGTGCAAGACCGAGTCCAACGGTCGGGGAGAGCTTGAATGCATGAAGGAGGGCCGCAAGGTCACCAGGTGTGCTGCGAGCGT CATCAGCGATATCAACAAGGAGTGCCTTGACCAGTTCCGCAGCCACTGGCAGTGCCTTGAGAACCACAACCAGCAGCTCTGGAACTGCAGGTCGGAGGAGCGGAGGTTGAACAAGTGCGTGTTCGACAAGCTG TCACTCGAGAAGACGATACCAGATGCACCAAAGGGCGAGACCCCCGTCCACCTGAGGACGCGCAACATTTTTGCTACCCACTAG
- a CDS encoding mRNA 3' end processing factor, whose amino-acid sequence MSLPAAEVAADFRDALQDLRMNSRPEISNLTLIAKENTEYAQAISTELENHIRTTRPEWKLPSLYVLDSIVKNVGTPYTVYLGRNLYRTFMDAYLVVDQATRKAMEGLLRTWKQSVPESMDPRPVFPGNVTGDIENAVNKIRTVAAQTQVPRPMHALPARPPSNVAWRDTSSPPQNMTRYAAPNDPRRPGGLPPTPQYGAPMPTATPPMPFQQQFQSPQPMSSVDLADLKAEIAQLVATTQTSFAHNPADGDIRTKLQALLSLKQILDTQTLPPQQLEAVRKQVRSLAPAPAPMPTFAPPTPVQGYPSQSMPPGFPSIGASPASAPPNIAQLLAGFRPPVQTTPQPTPTPQPPTFNLADLLKRVSSPSQSSSILAPAPFQPPPFTGFPLPIPTPVPAPAAAATPAAANPTANLAALLAQFNKPGAVPPPAPQTPVPPPPQPVTTAPAPGSAEWLLAALGGMPGGAPSNGAPFAAQPMARQFSAPSNGLSDIELTTASIKKPRLYLISRLYEAKPNICATCGRRFENTSEGKEKKARHMDWHFKVKDPDAAKRGVHRSWYMSEKDWIDYREVDETTPTNDTTSTNAVAKPKKQAKDRYVLVPQDPALQHAPCPICQEKFETQWNVDANDFVWMDALQAGGKIYHATCFEEYSKGAGIPMPSTPDSVLGKRKAEAGMGFEGKKVRAF is encoded by the exons ATGTCGTTACCTGCTGCTGAGGTGGCGGCTGACTTTCGCGATGCTCTACAAGATCTGAGGATGAACAGTAGACCAGAAATCAGCAATCTAACCCTCATTGCGAAGGAGAACACAGAGTATGCGCAGGCCATCTCCACTGAGCTGGAGAACCACATTCGAACG ACTCGTCCAGAATGGAAGCTGCCCTCCCTTTATGTCCTCGATTCCATCGTCAAGAACGTCGGCACCCCGTACACCGTCTACCTTGGACGGAACCTCTACCGCACATTCATGGATGCCTATCTCGTGGTGGATCAGGCTACTCGTAAGGCAATGGAAGGCCTGCTAAGGACGTGGAAACAATCAGTACCCGAGTCTATGGACCCTCGTCCTGTCTTTCCTGGCAATGTCACCGGAGATATTGAAAATGCTGTCAACAAGATTCGTACAGTTGCCGCCCAGACACAAGTTCCAAGACCAATGCATGCCCTCCCTGCACGACCGCCTTCGAACGTAGCTTGGAGGGACACTTCATCGCCACCACAGAACATGACTCGATATGCTGCTCCGAATGATCCACGTCGGCCAGGAGGTCTGCCGCCTACCCCTCAATACGGCGCGCCTATGCCCACAGCTACACCGCCCATGCCTTTCCAGCAGCAGTTTCAGAGTCCTCAGCCAATGTCGTCGGTTGATCTTGCAGATCTCAAGGCTGAGATTGCCCAGCTGGTCGCCACCACGCAGACCTCGTTCGCACATAACCCTGCTGATGGAGACATTCGAACAAAGCTTCAAGCACTTCTCTCACTCAAGCAGATTCTCGACACTCAAACTCTCCCTCCGCAACAGCTCGAAGCTGTGCGCAAGCAAGTCCGGTCACTGgcgcctgcacctgcaccaaTGCCGACATTTGCTCCTCCAACACCAGTACAAGGATATCCCTCGCAAAGTATGCCACCCGGCTTCCCTTCTATTGGTGCGTCGCCAGCGAGCGCACCGCCGAATATTGCACAGCTACTAGCCGGCTTTAGACCACCAGTGCAGACGACACCACAGCCTACGCCGACCCCCCAACCTCCAACATTTAATCTGGCAGATCTTCTGAAACGGGTCTCGTCGCCATCGCAGTCATCATCCATACTAGCGCCTGCTCCGTTCCAACCTCCGCCCTTCACAGGGTTCCCACTACCTATACCGACACCTGTACCTGCTCCTGCAGCGGCCGCTACTCCAGCAGCAGCGAATCCTACAGCGAATCTAGCAGCTTTGCTTGCACAATTCAATAAGCCTGGTGCCGTACCGCCTCCTGCACCACAGACACCGGTGCCACCCCCTCCACAACCTGTAACCACAGCGCCAGCGCCAGGAAGTGCTGAATGGTTGCTCGCTGCTCTTGGCGGTATGCCTGGTGGTGCACCCTCGAACGGAGCCCCTTTTGCTGCGCAACCGATGGCGAGACAATTCTCGGCGCCTTCAAACGGCCTGAGCGACATCGAACTCACGACCGCGTCGATAAAGAAGCCTCGTCTTTACTTGATCTCACGTCTCTACGAGGCGAAGCCCAATATCTGCGCGACCTGTGGCCGCCGCTTCGAAAACACATCCGAAggcaaggagaagaaagcCCGCCACATGGACTGGCACTTTAAAGTCAAAGATCCAGATGCTGCTAAGCGTGGTGTGCACCGTAGCTGGTACATGTCAGAAAAAGACTGGATTGACTACCGGGAAGTCGATGAGACTACACCTACAAACGACACCACTTCCACCAACGCCGTCGCCAAGCCCAAGAAGCAAGCCAAAGATCGCTACGTGCTTGTTCCGCAGGATCCAGCACTCCAGCACGCGCCCTGCCCCATCTGCCAGGAGAAGTTCGAGACGCAGTGGAATGTTGATGCGAATGACTTCGTGTGGATGGACGCGCTGCAGGCTGGTGGAAAAATCTACCACGCAACATGCTTCGAGGAATACAGTAAGGGTGCGGGCATTCCAATGCCGAGCACGCCGGACTCGGTGCTTGGGAAAAGGAAAGCTGAGGCTGGAATGGGATTCGAGGGGAAGAAGGTCAGGGCTTTTTGA
- a CDS encoding Transcription factor iws1 — translation MEDVEFNKSHSNSPLPEAGNDPNDPLRPEIDEENSVPNPTNATTYQDMEVTEDKEEMPDQDDIEAGLSDNESALSDALDDDQLDEQFGDFDASNIAIEERAIDEDTVKQIGVHKRKRAAGEGDEPKKKKKRAEKPRRKKNKDGEEEAGDLGDGGRKSKRSKKEGKVRGASPDEEPDANLTPEERRKRALERQMDAIVKSSSTRRRKKDGIDLEQMADQEIEDMRRRMAQAAEMDNEGRKRGEPARHKLKLLPEVVALLNKSNLKESIVDPESNILEAVRFFLEPLSDGSLPAYDIQKELFAALSKLPINKDTLVASGIGKVIMFYIKSKRPELTIKRQAERLFTDWTRPILRRTDDYRKKEFAQADFDPTRKIASGNSAANSQAAAQAAQRKKALEVPRSFQRARMETGRMTYTVAPKSNVSFNEGNNVRRDVDILKTVKARQGGGRR, via the exons ATGGAGGACGTCGAGTTCAACAAGTCGCATTCTAACTCGCCGCTGCCCGAGGCAGGTAACGACCCCAACGACCCTCTGCGCCCTGAGATCGACGAGGAGAACTCAGTTCCAAACCCTACCAACGCTACGACTTACCAGGACATGGAAGTCACAGAAGACAAGGAGGAGATGCCTGATCAGGACGACATCGAAGCTGGGCTGTCGGACAACGAGTCGGCGCTATCAGATGCGTTAGACGACGACCAGCTCGATGAGCAGTTTGGCGACTTCGACGCGAGCAACATTGCCATTGAGGAGCGCGCTATCGACGAAGACACAGTCAAGCAGATTGGCGTGCACAAAAGGAAACGAGCGGCAGGCGAGGGCGACGAGCccaagaaaaagaagaagcgcGCCGAGAAGCCGCGTCGCAAGAAGAACAAGGACGGAGAAGAGGAGGCCGGAGACCTAGGTGATGGTGGGAGAAAGAGCAAGCGGTCGAAGAAGGAGGGCAAAGTTCGAGGAGCTAGCCCAGACGAAGAGCCAGATGCCAACCTCACTCCTGAAGAGC GCCGAAAGCGTGCGCTCGAGCGCCAGATGGACGCCATTGTCAAGAGCAGCTCGACTCGCCGCCGCAAGAAGGATGGAATTGATCTTGAGCAGATGGCTGACCAGGAAATCGAGGACATGCGCCGCCGCATGGCTCAGGCAGCTGAGATGGACAACGAAGGCCGAAAGCGCGGTGAACCTGCACGACACAAGCTGAAGCTTCTGCCCGAAGTGGTCGCCCTGCTCAACAAGAGCAACCTCAAGGAGTCAATAGTAGATCCCGAGTCCAACATCCTCGAAGCAGTACGCTTCTTCCTCGAGCCTCTCAGCGACGGCAGTCTGCCAGCATACGATATCCAAAAGGAGCTATTTGCTGCGCTGTCTAAGCTGCCCATCAACAAAGACACACTGGTTGCCTCTGGTATTGGCAAGGTCATCATGTTCTACATCAAGAGCAAGCGCCCTGAGTTGACCATCAAGCGACAAGCTGAGCGCCTTTTCACAGACTGGACTCGTCCAATTCTTCGGCGCACGGACGACTATCGCAAGAAGGAGTTCGCTCAGGCAGACTTCGATCCGAC AAGAAAGATCGCATCTGGCAACTCTGCTGCCAACAGCCAAGCAGCTGCTCAGGCTGCCCAGAGGAAGAAGGCCCTTGAGGTTCCACGATCATTCCAGCGCGCCCGCATGGAGACTGGTCGTATGACATACACCGTCGCGCCGAAGAGCAACGTTTCTTTCAACGAGGGCAACAACGTCCGAAGGGATGTGGATATCCTAAAGACAGTAAAGGCCAGACAAGGTGGAGGCAGGCGGTAA
- a CDS encoding Nucleoporin nup57 yields MSFSFGNTGGEKKTGTLFGSSTAPAGGLFGGSQQQQQQSNTTTPSLFGTNTAPTPQTGGLFGSTQQQPQQNAGSSLFGGQLGQAQQQQQQQQQQQQHQSSSLWGQAQTQQQQPQQHQQQQQQQQQFSNSLFGNSLQPAPGLNQVQAQSLQQTRDGLPQLRQSTAQPYAGASINGHREKSVQQQIAVLNGKWDPENPDCVFTHYFYNSVKPEEAPFYGPQPGEDERKWEEALSKKPAPGAIPVLARGFEQVAERIRQQQMAVNALRTRLHEINNSLSVLKDTHELNVASRITEAKRKHIVFTQRTLALATKVQILRNRGYVMDTQEEDLKKKLIELEKKTFDPVLGGRQEEIWARMSGVRERARILQEETEKLVKNIESQQNGEMLSEEDQKALEKLLKDYDRQLEHLKKWVDDTKQEYDEYEKVKEQRPAKR; encoded by the exons ATGTCTTTCAGCTTTGGAAACACTGGGGGAGAGAAGAAGACTGGAACCTTATTTGGAAGTTCGACAGCGCCAGCTGGAGGACTTTTTGGAGGgtcgcagcagcagcagcagcagtcgaATACCACAACACCCAGCCTGTTCGGTACCAACACCGCACCAACGCCCCAGACTGGCGGTCTCTTTGGCTCCACACAGCAGCAACCGCAACAGAATGCTGGATCTAGCTTGTTCGGTGGGCAACTTGGCCAGGctcagcaacagcagcagcaacaacaacaacaacagcaacatcAGTCTTCAAGCCTGTGGGGCCAGGCTCAAacccagcagcagcagcctcaacaacaccagcagcagcagcagcagcaacaacagttCAGTAACAGCTTGTTTGGGAACTCACTACAGCCGGCGCCGGGGCTGAATCAAGTTCAGGCCCAGAGCCTCCAGCAAACTCGCGATGGATTGCCTCAGCTGCGGCAGTCAACAGCCCAGCCTTATGCTGGCGCCTCAATCAACGGCCATC GCGAGAAGTCTGTCCAGCAGCAAATCGCGGTGCTAAACGGAAAATGGGACCCCGAGAACCCTGATTGCGTTTTTACTCATTATTTCTACAACTCGGTCAAGCCCGAAGAAGCGCCTTTCTACGGTCCTCAGCCAGGAGAGGATGAGAGGAAGTGGGAGGAAGCTTTGTCGAAGAAGCCTGCGCCTGGCGCCATCCCTGTTCTGGCCCGTGGTTTTGAGCAGGTAGCAGAGCGCATACGCCAGCAGCAAATGGCCGTGAACGCACTTCGAACGCGCCTTCACGAGATCAACAACAGCCTTTCTGTACTCAAGGATACCCACGAGCTGAACGTTGCATCACGTATCACCGAGGCCAAACGAAAGCACATCGTTTTCACACAGCGAACACTGGCGCTTGCGACAAAGGTGCAAATCCTGAGGAACCGCGGCTATGTCATGGACACACAGGAAGAGGACttgaagaagaagcttaTCGAGCTCGAGAAGAAGACGTTTGACCCCGTTCTCGGAGGACGGCAAGAAGAGATCTGGGCGCGCATGTCAGGCGTGCGTGAGAGGGCGCGGATACTACAGGAGGAGACAGAGAAGCTGGTCAAGAACATCGAAAGCCAGCAGAATGGCGAAATGCTCTCCGAAGAGGACCAGAAGGCGCTCGAGAAG CTCCTGAAGGACTATGACAGGCAGCTCGAGCACCTCAAGAAATGGGTCGACGACACAAAGCAAGAGTATGACGAATATGAGAAGGTGAAAGAGCAGAGACCAGCAAAGCGATAA